From the genome of Hydrogenobacter hydrogenophilus:
TGTCAAAAGCTAAGAAAAAGAAAATAAGCCTTGCTTACCTTTTGATAAAAGGTGTGAATGATAGCTACGAGGATCTTGATAGTTTTGCTAAGCTTGTTTCAGAACTTGGAGTAGGAGCTACTTTACTTTACTATAACACTACTGGCTCTTTTGAACCGCTGAGCGAAAAGGAATATGAAGAGAAGTTTCTTTTTCTAAAAAGATACGGTATAAGAGTGACCCTATCAACCCGTTTTAGGAAAGATCCTTTAGGTGGATGTGGTACGCTGATAGTTAACAGAAATTAGAAGGTTTTTATTAAGTCCTTTAAATACTCATCGTCTGCGCTTTTCTCTTGGTCTGCAACACAGTAAAGAGGTATAGCGCTTACTCTTACCTTACCTTTACTGAGTATTCCGAGTTTTTCTGCAGAAGCTTTTGAAAGGTCAAGTATTCTGTGCTTGACAAAAGGTCCTCTGTCAGTTATCCTGACCACTACTTCCTTACCGTTTTCTAAGTTTTTGACAAGCACATAAGTGTTTAATGGAAACACCTTAGATGCTGCGGTGTACTTGTACTTATCAAAGGTCTCACCACTTGCAGTTCTTTTTCCGTGAAACTCCTTACCATACCAAGATGCATAACCTTCTACCTGCTTACACTCATCCTTGGCTAAAGCAAAACCACAACAGATGAAAAGTAAAACTGCTATTAGC
Proteins encoded in this window:
- a CDS encoding septal ring lytic transglycosylase RlpA family protein, with protein sequence MLIAVLLFICCGFALAKDECKQVEGYASWYGKEFHGKRTASGETFDKYKYTAASKVFPLNTYVLVKNLENGKEVVVRITDRGPFVKHRILDLSKASAEKLGILSKGKVRVSAIPLYCVADQEKSADDEYLKDLIKTF